In Phyllostomus discolor isolate MPI-MPIP mPhyDis1 chromosome 3, mPhyDis1.pri.v3, whole genome shotgun sequence, a single genomic region encodes these proteins:
- the LOC114501168 gene encoding LOW QUALITY PROTEIN: protein FAM136A-like (The sequence of the model RefSeq protein was modified relative to this genomic sequence to represent the inferred CDS: substituted 2 bases at 2 genomic stop codons), whose translation MADLQQLRVQEAVDSMMKTLEKENIWKMQAFMFWCSTGCCEDSKASMRQVHQCIQRCHAPLAQAQALVTRELXKFQDHLAXCTMHCNDKAKDSIDAGSKELQVKRQLESCVTKCVDDHMSLIPTMTKKMKESLSSIQI comes from the coding sequence ATGGCGGACTTGCAGCAGCTTCGGGTACAGGAGGCAGTGGACTCCATGATGAAGACTCTGGAGAAAGAGAATATCTGGAAGATGCAGGCCTTCATGTTCTGGTGTAGCACTGGCTGTTGTGAGGACAGCAAGGCGTCCATGCGACAGGTGCACCAGTGCATCCAGCGCTGCCATGCGCCTCTGGCTCAAGCCCAGGCCCTGGTTACCAGGGAGTTGTAGAAGTTTCAGGACCACCTGGCCTGATGCACCATGCATTGCAACGACAAAGCCAAAGATTCAATAGATGCAGGGAGTAAAGAGCTTCAGGTGAAGCGGCAGCTGGAGAGTTGTGTGACAAAGTGTGTGGATGACCATATGAGCCTCATTCCAACCATGACTAAGAAGATGAAGGAGTCTCTGTCATCCATTCAGATATAG
- the LAMTOR4 gene encoding ragulator complex protein LAMTOR4 isoform X3, which produces MTSALTQGLERIPDQLGYLVLSEGAVLASSGDLENDEQAASAISELVSTACSFRLHHSMNIPFKRLSVVFGEHTLLVTVSGQRVFVVKRQNRGREPIDV; this is translated from the exons ATG ACTTCTGCACTGACCCAGGGGCTGGAGCGAATTCCTGATCAGCTTGGGTACCTGGTTCTGAGTGAAGGCGCAGTGCTGGCG TCATCTGGGGATCTAGAGAATGATGAGCAGGCGGCCAGTGCCATCTCTGAGCTGGTCAGCACAGCCTGCAGTTTCCGGCTACACCACAGCATGAACATACCCTTCAAGCGCCTGTCGG TGGTCTTTGGAGAACACACGCTGCTGGTGACCGTGTCAGGACAGAGGGTGTTTGTGGTGAAGAGACAGAACCGAGGCCGGGAGCCCATTGACGTCTGA
- the LAMTOR4 gene encoding ragulator complex protein LAMTOR4 isoform X1, giving the protein MGPHSALTFYSLLDREGLERETSALTQGLERIPDQLGYLVLSEGAVLASSGDLENDEQAASAISELVSTACSFRLHHSMNIPFKRLSVVFGEHTLLVTVSGQRVFVVKRQNRGREPIDV; this is encoded by the exons ATGGGGCCGCACTCCGCCCTCACTTTCTATTCTCTCCTGGACAGAGAAGGGTTGGagcgggag ACTTCTGCACTGACCCAGGGGCTGGAGCGAATTCCTGATCAGCTTGGGTACCTGGTTCTGAGTGAAGGCGCAGTGCTGGCG TCATCTGGGGATCTAGAGAATGATGAGCAGGCGGCCAGTGCCATCTCTGAGCTGGTCAGCACAGCCTGCAGTTTCCGGCTACACCACAGCATGAACATACCCTTCAAGCGCCTGTCGG TGGTCTTTGGAGAACACACGCTGCTGGTGACCGTGTCAGGACAGAGGGTGTTTGTGGTGAAGAGACAGAACCGAGGCCGGGAGCCCATTGACGTCTGA
- the LAMTOR4 gene encoding ragulator complex protein LAMTOR4 isoform X2: MGPHSALTFYSLLDREGLERETSALTQGLERIPDQLGYLVLSEGAVLASSGDLENDEQAASAISELVSTACSFRLHHSMNIPFKRLSGVSPLQWSLENTRCW, translated from the exons ATGGGGCCGCACTCCGCCCTCACTTTCTATTCTCTCCTGGACAGAGAAGGGTTGGagcgggag ACTTCTGCACTGACCCAGGGGCTGGAGCGAATTCCTGATCAGCTTGGGTACCTGGTTCTGAGTGAAGGCGCAGTGCTGGCG TCATCTGGGGATCTAGAGAATGATGAGCAGGCGGCCAGTGCCATCTCTGAGCTGGTCAGCACAGCCTGCAGTTTCCGGCTACACCACAGCATGAACATACCCTTCAAGCGCCTGTCGG GTGTGTCTCCCCTCCAGTGGTCTTTGGAGAACACACGCTGCTGGTGA
- the MAP11 gene encoding microtubule-associated protein 11 isoform X1, producing the protein MESQCDYSMYFPAVPLPPRAELAGDPGRYRALPRRNHLYLGETVRFLLVLRCRGGAGSSTGGSPGLGSRGAWAELATALAALASVSAGGGAPGGGGSCDQDPEPPGGGDPGGGGLFRGCSPLLTHGPGPATSGATTLPVEEPIVSTDEVIFPLTVSLDRLPPGTPKAKIVVTVWKREVEAPEVRDQGYLRLLQTRFPGDTFRGEQSAFKAQVSTLLTLLPPPVLKCRQFTVAGKHLTVLKVLNSSSQEEISIWDIRILPNFNASYLPVMPDGSVLLVDNVCHQSGEVSMGSFCRLPGTSGCFPCPLSALEEHNFLFQLRGDEQPPPGAKEGLEVPLIAVVQWSTPKLPFTQSIYTHYRLPSIRLDRPCFVMTASCESPVQTYERFTVTYTLLNNLQDFLAVRLVWTPEHAQAGKQLCEEERRAMQAALDSIVCHTPLNNLGFSRKGSALTFSVAFQALRTGLFELSQHMKLKLQFTASVSHPPPEARPLSRKSSPSSPAVRDLVERHQASLGRSQSFSHQQPSRSHLMRSGSVMERRAITPPVASPVGRPLYLPPEKAVLSLDKIAKRECKVLVVEPVK; encoded by the exons ATGGAGTCCCAATGCGACTACTCGATGTACTTCCCGGCTGTGCCGCTGCCACCGCGCGCGGAGCTGGCTGGGGACCCAGGCCGGTACCGGGCGCTGCCCCGGCGCAATCATCTCTATCTGGGGGAGACTGTCCGCTTCCTGCTGGTGCTGCGCTGCCGGGGCGGCGCAGGCTCCAGCACCGGGGGTAGCCCGGGCTTGGGCTCCCGAGGGGCCTGGGCAGAACTGGCAACTGCCCTGGCAGCCCTGGCCTCGGTCAGTGCCGGAGGCGGGGCCCCCGGGGGCGGTGGCTCCTGCGACCAGGATCCTGAACCCCCAGGGGGCGGGGATCCTGGCGGTGGGGGCTTGTTTCGAGGCTGCAGCCCCCTTCTCACCCACGGCCCGGGTCCTGCTACCTCAGGAGCGACCACG CTGCCTGTGGAGGAACCAATTGTGTCCACAGATGAGGTCATCTTCCCACTCACTGTTTCACTGGATAGACTGCCCCCAGGGACACCTAAGGCCAAG ATTGTTGTGACTGTGTGGAAGCGGGAAGTTGAGGCACCAGAGGTCAGAGATCAAGGCTACCTGCGCTTGCTGCAGACCCGATTTCCTGGGGACACCTTCCGGGGAGAGCAGAGTGCTTTCAAAGCCCAAG TGAGTACCCTGCTGACTCTGCTGCCCCCTCCAGTTCTGAAATGCCGCCAGTTCACTGTGGCTGGAAAACACTTGACTGTTCTCAAGG TGCTGAACAGCTCCTCCCAGGAGGAAATTTCCATTTGGGATATCCGCATTCTCCCAAACTTCAATGCCAGTTATCTACCTGTCATGCCCGATGGCTCTGTGCTGCTGGTGGACAATGTCTG TCACCAATCTGGGGAGGTCTCCATGGGCTCCTTTTGTCGACTCCCTGGTACCTCTGGCTGCTTCCCCTGCCCGCTCAGTGCCCTGGAGGAACACAACTTCCTGTTTCAGCTGAGAGGGGATGAGCAGCCACCTCCAGGGGCCAAGGAG GGCCTAGAAGTTCCCCTGATCGCTGTGGTTCAGTGGTCCACCCCAAAGCTGCCCTTCACCCAGAGCATCTATACCCACTACCG CCTGCCCAGCATCCGCCTGGACCGCCCATGCTTTGTGATGACTGCTTCTTGTGAGTCCCCAGTGCAGACCTATGAGCGTTTCACTGTCACCTACACACTGCTCAACAATCTCCAAGACTTCCTTGCTGTGAGGCTCGTGTGGACCCCAGAGCATGCACAGGCTG GAAAGCAGCTGTGTGAGGAGGAGCGCCGGGCCATGCAGGCTGCCCTAGATTCCATTGTCTGCCACACGCCCCTCAACAACCTTGGCTTTTCCCGAAAGGGCAGTGCACTCACCTTCAGTGTGGCCTTCCAGGCTCTAAGGACAGGGCTCTTtgag CTGAGCCAGCACATGAAACTGAAGCTGCAGTTCACTGCCAGTGTGTCCCACCCTCCACCTGAGGCCCGGCCCCTCTCTCGAAAGAGCAGTCCTAGTAGCCCAGCTGTCCGGGACTTGGTGGAGAGGCACCAGGCTAGCCTGGGCCGCTCTCAGTCCTTCTCCCACCAACAACCCTCTCGCAGCCACCTCATGAG GTCGGGCAGTGTGATGGAGCGCAGGGCCATCACACCCCCCGTGGCCTCCCCTGTTGGCCGCCCCCTCTACTTGCCCCCAGAAAAGGCTGTGCTTTCTCTGGACAAGATTGCCAAGCGAGAGTGCAAGGTCCTGGTGGTGGAGCCTGTCAAGTAG
- the MAP11 gene encoding microtubule-associated protein 11 isoform X2: protein MESQCDYSMYFPAVPLPPRAELAGDPGRYRALPRRNHLYLGETVRFLLVLRCRGGAGSSTGGSPGLGSRGAWAELATALAALASVSAGGGAPGGGGSCDQDPEPPGGGDPGGGGLFRGCSPLLTHGPGPATSGATTLPVEEPIVSTDEVIFPLTVSLDRLPPGTPKAKIVVTVWKREVEAPEVRDQGYLRLLQTRFPGDTFRGEQSAFKAQVSTLLTLLPPPVLKCRQFTVAGKHLTVLKVLNSSSQEEISIWDIRILPNFNASYLPVMPDGSVLLVDNVCALEEHNFLFQLRGDEQPPPGAKEGLEVPLIAVVQWSTPKLPFTQSIYTHYRLPSIRLDRPCFVMTASCESPVQTYERFTVTYTLLNNLQDFLAVRLVWTPEHAQAGKQLCEEERRAMQAALDSIVCHTPLNNLGFSRKGSALTFSVAFQALRTGLFELSQHMKLKLQFTASVSHPPPEARPLSRKSSPSSPAVRDLVERHQASLGRSQSFSHQQPSRSHLMRSGSVMERRAITPPVASPVGRPLYLPPEKAVLSLDKIAKRECKVLVVEPVK from the exons ATGGAGTCCCAATGCGACTACTCGATGTACTTCCCGGCTGTGCCGCTGCCACCGCGCGCGGAGCTGGCTGGGGACCCAGGCCGGTACCGGGCGCTGCCCCGGCGCAATCATCTCTATCTGGGGGAGACTGTCCGCTTCCTGCTGGTGCTGCGCTGCCGGGGCGGCGCAGGCTCCAGCACCGGGGGTAGCCCGGGCTTGGGCTCCCGAGGGGCCTGGGCAGAACTGGCAACTGCCCTGGCAGCCCTGGCCTCGGTCAGTGCCGGAGGCGGGGCCCCCGGGGGCGGTGGCTCCTGCGACCAGGATCCTGAACCCCCAGGGGGCGGGGATCCTGGCGGTGGGGGCTTGTTTCGAGGCTGCAGCCCCCTTCTCACCCACGGCCCGGGTCCTGCTACCTCAGGAGCGACCACG CTGCCTGTGGAGGAACCAATTGTGTCCACAGATGAGGTCATCTTCCCACTCACTGTTTCACTGGATAGACTGCCCCCAGGGACACCTAAGGCCAAG ATTGTTGTGACTGTGTGGAAGCGGGAAGTTGAGGCACCAGAGGTCAGAGATCAAGGCTACCTGCGCTTGCTGCAGACCCGATTTCCTGGGGACACCTTCCGGGGAGAGCAGAGTGCTTTCAAAGCCCAAG TGAGTACCCTGCTGACTCTGCTGCCCCCTCCAGTTCTGAAATGCCGCCAGTTCACTGTGGCTGGAAAACACTTGACTGTTCTCAAGG TGCTGAACAGCTCCTCCCAGGAGGAAATTTCCATTTGGGATATCCGCATTCTCCCAAACTTCAATGCCAGTTATCTACCTGTCATGCCCGATGGCTCTGTGCTGCTGGTGGACAATGTCTG TGCCCTGGAGGAACACAACTTCCTGTTTCAGCTGAGAGGGGATGAGCAGCCACCTCCAGGGGCCAAGGAG GGCCTAGAAGTTCCCCTGATCGCTGTGGTTCAGTGGTCCACCCCAAAGCTGCCCTTCACCCAGAGCATCTATACCCACTACCG CCTGCCCAGCATCCGCCTGGACCGCCCATGCTTTGTGATGACTGCTTCTTGTGAGTCCCCAGTGCAGACCTATGAGCGTTTCACTGTCACCTACACACTGCTCAACAATCTCCAAGACTTCCTTGCTGTGAGGCTCGTGTGGACCCCAGAGCATGCACAGGCTG GAAAGCAGCTGTGTGAGGAGGAGCGCCGGGCCATGCAGGCTGCCCTAGATTCCATTGTCTGCCACACGCCCCTCAACAACCTTGGCTTTTCCCGAAAGGGCAGTGCACTCACCTTCAGTGTGGCCTTCCAGGCTCTAAGGACAGGGCTCTTtgag CTGAGCCAGCACATGAAACTGAAGCTGCAGTTCACTGCCAGTGTGTCCCACCCTCCACCTGAGGCCCGGCCCCTCTCTCGAAAGAGCAGTCCTAGTAGCCCAGCTGTCCGGGACTTGGTGGAGAGGCACCAGGCTAGCCTGGGCCGCTCTCAGTCCTTCTCCCACCAACAACCCTCTCGCAGCCACCTCATGAG GTCGGGCAGTGTGATGGAGCGCAGGGCCATCACACCCCCCGTGGCCTCCCCTGTTGGCCGCCCCCTCTACTTGCCCCCAGAAAAGGCTGTGCTTTCTCTGGACAAGATTGCCAAGCGAGAGTGCAAGGTCCTGGTGGTGGAGCCTGTCAAGTAG
- the GAL3ST4 gene encoding galactose-3-O-sulfotransferase 4 isoform X2: MRLWGPRSLGVALGVFMTIGFALQFWGGPFQRRLPGLQLRQTWARSPEPDVPSCPPRQRLVFLKTHKSGSSSVLSLLHRYGDRHGLRFALPARYQFGYPRLFQASLVKGYHPQGGGTQPPFHILCHHMRFNLKEVLKVMPSDSFFFSIVRDPAALARSAFSYYKSTSSAFRKAPSLAAFLANPRAFYRPGARGDHYARNLLWFDFGLPFPPEMRTKRGYPHLPKDPNPPELHVLPSGTGPRAHTLHPNTLLHPAPTAVDGHSQLSSPAALDLGSSSFIQWSLAWLDSVFDMVLVAEYFDESLVLLADALCWGLDDVVGFMHNAQAGSQQGRSVVSDGGLSAEDRQLTARARVWNSLDWALYVHFNHSLWARIKQYGQSRLESAVAELRARREALAKHCLVGGEALDPKYITDRRFRPFQFGSSKVLGYVLRSGLSLQDQEECERLATPELQYKDKLDAKQFPPTVSLPLKTSRILSP, translated from the exons ATGCGCCTCTGGGGGCCTCGGAGCCTGGGGGTGGCTTTGGGAGTCTTCATGACCATCGGATTTGCCCTCCAGTTCTGGGGGGGACCCTTCCAGAGGAG GCTACCTGGGCTGCAGCTTCGACAGACCTGGGCCCGATCCCCAGAACCAGATGTTCCATCCTGTCCTCCTCGGCAGCGACTGGTGTTCCTGAAGACGCATAAATCCGGGAGCAGCTCAGTGCTGAGCCTGCTTCATCGCTATGGGGACCGACATGGGCTGCGCTTCGCCCTCCCCGCCCGCTACCAGTTTGGCTACCCAAGGCTTTTCCAGGCCTCTCTGGTCAAAGGCTACCACCCTCAGGGTGGAGGCACCCAGCCCCCCTTCCATATCCTCTGTCATCACATGAGATTCAACCTGAAAGAG GTACTTAAGGTCATGCCTTCTGACAGCTTCTTCTTTTCCATTGTCCGAGACCCAGCAGCTTTGGCCCGCTCTGCCTTTTCCTATTATAAGTCCACCTCATCAGCCTTCCGCAAGGCACCTTCCTTGGCTGCCTTCCTAGCTAATCCTCGAGCCTTCTACCGACCTGGGGCCCGTGGAGATCACTATGCACGGAACCTGCTATGGTTTGACTttggcctccccttccccccagagATGAGGACCAAGAGAGGATATCCTCATCTTCCCAAAGACCCCAACCCCCCAGAGCTGCATGTCCTGCCTTCTGGCACTGGCCCTCGAGCCCACACCCTGCATCCCAATACTCTCCTCCATCCTGCTCCCACTGCTGTTGATGGCCACAGCCAGCTGTCCAGCCCTGCTGCTTTAGATTTGGGGTCTTCATCCTTCATCCAGTGGAGTCTGGCCTGGTTGGACTCTGTCTTTGATATGGTCCTGGTGGCTGAGTACTTTGATGAGTCTTTGGTTCTGCTAGCAGATGCCCTGTGCTGGGGTTTAGATGATGTGGTGGGCTTCATGCATAATGCCCAGGCTGGAAGTCAGCAGGGCAGAAGTGTCGTCAGCGATGGTGGACTGTCTGCTGAGGACAGGCAGCTAACTGCACGGGCCCGAGTCTGGAACAGTCTGGACTGGGCTCTTTATGTTCACTTCAACCACAGCCTGTGGGCACGAATAAAGCAATATGGCCAGAGTCGACTGGAGAGTGCTGTGGCGGAGCTCCGGGCTCGCCGAGAGGCCCTGGCTAAACATTGTCTAGTGGGGGGTGAGGCTTTAGACCCCAAATACATCACTGACAGACGGTTCCGCCCTTTCCAGTTTGGGTCAAGTAAGGTTTTGGGGTATGTACTTCGGAGTGGATTGAGCCTCCAAGACCAGGAGGAGTGTGAGCGCCTGGCTACCCCAGAGCTACAGTACAAGGACAAGCTAGATGCCAAGCAGTTTCCTCCAACGGTCTCTCTGCCTCTGAAGACTTCAAGGATACTCTCCCCCTAG
- the GAL3ST4 gene encoding galactose-3-O-sulfotransferase 4 isoform X1 produces MGPLSPTRTMRLWGPRSLGVALGVFMTIGFALQFWGGPFQRRLPGLQLRQTWARSPEPDVPSCPPRQRLVFLKTHKSGSSSVLSLLHRYGDRHGLRFALPARYQFGYPRLFQASLVKGYHPQGGGTQPPFHILCHHMRFNLKEVLKVMPSDSFFFSIVRDPAALARSAFSYYKSTSSAFRKAPSLAAFLANPRAFYRPGARGDHYARNLLWFDFGLPFPPEMRTKRGYPHLPKDPNPPELHVLPSGTGPRAHTLHPNTLLHPAPTAVDGHSQLSSPAALDLGSSSFIQWSLAWLDSVFDMVLVAEYFDESLVLLADALCWGLDDVVGFMHNAQAGSQQGRSVVSDGGLSAEDRQLTARARVWNSLDWALYVHFNHSLWARIKQYGQSRLESAVAELRARREALAKHCLVGGEALDPKYITDRRFRPFQFGSSKVLGYVLRSGLSLQDQEECERLATPELQYKDKLDAKQFPPTVSLPLKTSRILSP; encoded by the exons ATGGGCCCTCTGTCTCCTACCAGGACCATGCGCCTCTGGGGGCCTCGGAGCCTGGGGGTGGCTTTGGGAGTCTTCATGACCATCGGATTTGCCCTCCAGTTCTGGGGGGGACCCTTCCAGAGGAG GCTACCTGGGCTGCAGCTTCGACAGACCTGGGCCCGATCCCCAGAACCAGATGTTCCATCCTGTCCTCCTCGGCAGCGACTGGTGTTCCTGAAGACGCATAAATCCGGGAGCAGCTCAGTGCTGAGCCTGCTTCATCGCTATGGGGACCGACATGGGCTGCGCTTCGCCCTCCCCGCCCGCTACCAGTTTGGCTACCCAAGGCTTTTCCAGGCCTCTCTGGTCAAAGGCTACCACCCTCAGGGTGGAGGCACCCAGCCCCCCTTCCATATCCTCTGTCATCACATGAGATTCAACCTGAAAGAG GTACTTAAGGTCATGCCTTCTGACAGCTTCTTCTTTTCCATTGTCCGAGACCCAGCAGCTTTGGCCCGCTCTGCCTTTTCCTATTATAAGTCCACCTCATCAGCCTTCCGCAAGGCACCTTCCTTGGCTGCCTTCCTAGCTAATCCTCGAGCCTTCTACCGACCTGGGGCCCGTGGAGATCACTATGCACGGAACCTGCTATGGTTTGACTttggcctccccttccccccagagATGAGGACCAAGAGAGGATATCCTCATCTTCCCAAAGACCCCAACCCCCCAGAGCTGCATGTCCTGCCTTCTGGCACTGGCCCTCGAGCCCACACCCTGCATCCCAATACTCTCCTCCATCCTGCTCCCACTGCTGTTGATGGCCACAGCCAGCTGTCCAGCCCTGCTGCTTTAGATTTGGGGTCTTCATCCTTCATCCAGTGGAGTCTGGCCTGGTTGGACTCTGTCTTTGATATGGTCCTGGTGGCTGAGTACTTTGATGAGTCTTTGGTTCTGCTAGCAGATGCCCTGTGCTGGGGTTTAGATGATGTGGTGGGCTTCATGCATAATGCCCAGGCTGGAAGTCAGCAGGGCAGAAGTGTCGTCAGCGATGGTGGACTGTCTGCTGAGGACAGGCAGCTAACTGCACGGGCCCGAGTCTGGAACAGTCTGGACTGGGCTCTTTATGTTCACTTCAACCACAGCCTGTGGGCACGAATAAAGCAATATGGCCAGAGTCGACTGGAGAGTGCTGTGGCGGAGCTCCGGGCTCGCCGAGAGGCCCTGGCTAAACATTGTCTAGTGGGGGGTGAGGCTTTAGACCCCAAATACATCACTGACAGACGGTTCCGCCCTTTCCAGTTTGGGTCAAGTAAGGTTTTGGGGTATGTACTTCGGAGTGGATTGAGCCTCCAAGACCAGGAGGAGTGTGAGCGCCTGGCTACCCCAGAGCTACAGTACAAGGACAAGCTAGATGCCAAGCAGTTTCCTCCAACGGTCTCTCTGCCTCTGAAGACTTCAAGGATACTCTCCCCCTAG